The window TCAATTGTTAAATATATCTGTCAATTCTTAATTGTTCTTAATCTCTTACATAACAAAATGCTGTATAGGTAACCCGGCAAGAACAGGTTTAAAAGCATGAAATTATTAATGTGCACATTTATTTCGCTACTTTAAGACAGGTAAGGTGAGCTTTTGCTTAGGAAGAAAGCTTTAGAGTGTATCAATAGTTCAAAACCTTTCGGTTCAGCAGCTCAgcaacactaaaatgacaaggcTAGTGGCATTCTGTGGTCAGCAGTAGTAGGTACAGTCACTGGAGTCTAAACTGGGGGATATCAGGAATAGGTACATTTGTCCCCTCTAAAAATTATacagcagaaattgttttaaaataaacttttattttgaaagtgtgtTTGGCAGCCATTGCAATTTGCGTGCTGTATTCAACTCATTGAGCATCAGGAAGCTCGCGCCAGCATTAAACGCAAGGTTAGTGATGGGGGCAATGAATCCcaacaatgacaatatactgATATAAAAACGGCTTTTGGATAATGTATTTTTCTGCAAACAGACTGGGAGTGTTTGTGTTATCTAACAATTagattaactgctgccaaaaatctctacgAAATGTACAGTTCCATCATAGGAAGTGCACTGTGTTCCAGAGTGTGCTGTTTGGGACACagctttacattttatttcattttatcatttaatttcAGCATTATGCCAccaaggaaaaaaattaaaacacagcaAAGTGGACTAAATGTGAGtatatgacagaattgacatgctaatacataatattattggtaataataataataataataaccaagtCTGTTgtaatatcattttaaatattatgtgaaaactgatcagtttttgtcatatatgtatataattcagacatttcacgcATAACTTTTTCTAACAACAGTTGTAAATGGACTTTTACTTGGATTAAGCTAATTATAAACAGAAGTATAGAAAATTTTGTATTTTGATTATTCGTGATGAACTCGATTTAAGTCAATATAGGGTGGTCTTTGATTCACATTAACATATGCCATGTCAACTTTCATTAAAAACCTGATATCTGTGTAGTCTAAACCAACTCAATAATTCACAATTCAGAATGAACATTTCAGCCTTGCTTACCCGGATATAGGTGCAGTTTCTGAAACTGAGGGATTTGAGCTGGGCCCGGGGTTGGGGAGAAGACAGTCCCTTCACCAGGTCTGCCCCACCCACATGCAAGCACTCAGACAGGTCCAGGTTTTCCAACCCGGACAGTGCCATTAAATTCTCCAGCCCTTTATCAGTCATCCTCCAGTCTTGAGCAACCGAGAGTGTCCGGAGCCTCTTCAGTCCAATGGCCACAGCCAGCACAGTCCGGTTGGTTAGTTCAGTGCAGGCACTCAGGTCTAGACTCTGGAGCCCCGACTGGTGCCTGCACAGCAGCTCAATGGAGTAGTCTGTGAGCTCTTTGCAGCCTCGCAGGCTAAGTACCTCCAGTCGGAGGTGAGGGACCTGGGCCATGGAACGAAGCGACTCCGGGGTAATGCAGGTGCGGCTCAGGTCTAGGCTGCGCAAGGTGAATGCTTGCTGCTGGAGGAAGCGGTAAAGGTTCCGCAGGGACAGGATGGCCGAGGAACCTAGGCCCACGGCGCAGCCACGGTAGGGGTCAAACTCGAAAGCGATGTGACAGCCAGCTAGAGCCAGACTGCAAAGCTTTGGAGTGCAGCCTATCAGCCGGTTGAAGGTGAGGTCAGAAAGATATCGCAGGTCAGACAGGTTGAGCTCTTCAAGGTTCTTCAGCGATGCGTGTACCTTTGTTTGAGGTAAAGTGTATAGCTGAGATCAAAACCTGATGATCTAAATGTATTTAGCCAAAATGTAGACATTTTTTATAGTCAAGACATGTTTCAAGTTAATGGCTAGCAAATCTATTGGACCACTCTAGGAATAATGTAACTAACAACTCTAATGGACCTCTGAGGCCAATGGAGCTAAAAGTTGTAAGTGGCATTTGAGGCAAATTTAATTAACAAATAGcgtcattaaaatagcattgaagtgtgcacagtaactattaggtattattagttaaatttataaggatttatatttatgtccagtacacagacttaataattgTAGCTTAATGCAGTGTATCACAAacgtgagtacacccctcatatTCTTgaagatatttaagtatatcttttcatgggacaactctgacaaaatgacactttgacagaatgaaaagtagtctgtgtgcagcttatataacagtgtaaatgtattcttccctgaaaatatacaatatacagccattaatttCTAAACCACCAGTAACAAAAGTGGGTACTccccttagtgaaagttcctgaagtgtccatattttgtgtggccaccattattttcaagAACTGCCTTAACTCccctgggcatggagtttaccagagctaCACAGGTTTCCACTGGAATgctcttccactcctccatgaggACATCACAGAGCTAGTGGATATTTGAGATATTTTGCGCTCCTCCACCTCCCGCTTGAGAATGCCCtaaagatgttctattgggtttagatCTGGAGACACTTTcatcacctttaccctcagcctcttcaataaagctGTGCTTGGaatcattatcatgctggaacacCGCCCTGCGACCCAGTTTCCggagggaggggatcatgctctgcttcagtatttcacaggacatattggagttcatgtgtccctcAATAAAATGCAATCATGCAACCCCCCAGGTcatggcattcccaccaccaAGCTTTactgtaggcatgacacacttatctttgtactcctcacctgattgccACCACACATGCTTGAGACTAGCTGAACCAAACAAAATAAtattggtctcatcagaccataggacatggttccCGTAATTCATGTCCTTTGTTtgcatgtcttcagcaaactgtttgtgggctttcttgtgtacagactgcAGAAGAGATTCCCTTCTtgggtgacagccatgcagaccaatttgatgttgTGTGCGgcatatggtctgagcactgacaggctgactcTCCACCTCTTTactctctgcagcaatgctgacagcactttTGCGactttcaaagacagcatttggattTGACGCTGAACatgtgcactcagcttctttgaACAACCAACGTGAGGTCTGTTCTGAatggaccctgctcttttaaaatgctggatgatATTGGCCACTGTattgcagctcagtttcagggcgTTGGCAAACATCTTGTAgctttggccatcttcatgtagcgcaacaattAATCtcttaagatcctcagagagttctttgccatgaggtgccatgtcaGAGCTTTCATTGACCAGTATGAGAGTGTGTAAAAGCTGTACTACAAAACACACCTGTTCCATATGCACAACTAAAACCTAGTAACACGAAcaatcacatgacattttggagggaaaatgacaagcaaaGCTCTATTTGGACGTTTAGGGGTGTAGTCTCAtaggagtgtactcacttttgttgccgttGGTTTGAATagtaatggctgtatattgagttattttgagggaagaataactttacagtgttatttaagctgcacacagacaacTTTTCATTGTGacaaagtgtaattttttttgtgttgacCCATGAAAAGATACTTAAATATCTGCCGAAATGTGAGGGGTaaactcacttttgtgatacactgtatagtagatgctcattctcactcattgtctctcacatcctgcagttttggaaataaaaaattaaataagaaaagcactttgactgaacttaaatgtattttatttcactttgctattttttaactgaaatacgcttttatgtttttatattaaaaaaacatcaaagcacattGCCCCCACGCTCTGGCGTGTGAAGTTCTgtgaagttaatcaaatattgtcaaatataaaagaTAGGTTAAGATCAGAGGGTTTCTATGATTTGAAAGTAAAATTAATGTcagttaataaacaataaacagaataaagaataaaataacattgctgttctcttaaataagctgctggggTACCTAAAcagtgtgaatgtgcaggtaGATACGAAGATAtgaagatacgaacgtgccaaagtcacagcgcctggctcttaaagggaatgactactggcacactgatttatttcacGTAACACCCAAACCAcaaccatgaataattaagagaattagtttatgccttttgcgCAACACTCCCCAAAATCCAGAGAAGCAAAGCACAAatgaccagtgcactatagactGCTAAAAAAGGGCCCCAACTGTCACCTCTGGCTATGTAGCTGAAGGACTAACAATTAATGAAAGCTTATACTAAGCTCCTTTTGGATACCAAACCTGTTTAACTAGTAACATTTGTAAATAGAGGAAAATGATATACATTTAATTGTTTCAGGCAACAGTTAATGAAAACCTTCAGTTGTCACAGCATCAGAGAAAAAGACGCTAAATGTGTATTACACATACATTAGCTGctgtaacattattattattattattattattattattattattattattattttattaacattagCATTTCAGGTTTGTAACAGGTCATCACCTGTTTTCGATGTTCCTCACAGCTCAGAAAGGCTCCTGACATGAAGAGGCTGTCCAGCCCATTGAGATCCAGTTTGCGCAGGCCGGTCAGGTGTGGTAACAGGTCCAAAAGGGATGTCTCAGTAATGCTGCTGCAGGGCATAGCTAGAGTCTCCAGCTGTGGACCAAGGTAAAGCCCCACCTCCATCAGAACCTGCCGGGACAAGCTGGAACCATCCAGGTGACTGATTACAAGGCCACAACAGGTCCGTCGAGCAAGACCGCGGATAAACCCCAGCGAAGATTCAGATGCAGGAAACTTGAAAATGGCATGTTTCTGCAAAACATGAAGTACAGTTCGCATCACGAAAAGCAGAATTAAACTAGACCAGGAATGGGCAATGGAGTCAGCAGACTTTCCTGTTCTATTAGATCACCTACATCTGGTAATCAACAGGTGAGTTGAATCAGATGTGCCTGAGAATGAGAAGTACAATACTGCGCTTTCCAGGCCCTGTTAATATTGAGTGTCATGAGCACAAAGAGAACATGTAATGTGCAGTTTTGGAACAAATGATGTGCATGAACGGAAGAAGTGCAAAAGAGAAGAATAActgcaataaatataaacagaTGTCTAAAGTGAACAATGCTAAATTTAATGGGCTATATAAACAGCTACAGACAAAATTAGGAGACCAATTTAAATCtcattaaaaaacctctggaatgtagtcaagaggaagatggatggccaTTAAACAAAACTGGATTGCTTGAATTGTTGCGCCAGGTAAGCATAAGATCACAAAAAGCATTGTGAAAAGCAAggtggagaacatgccgagacacatgaacactgtgattacaaactgtgattatatttaaccaaatattgatttctgaactcttaaaatattagtattgttctttttaaatgaatatgaatatatatgtacagtagcttgcaaaagtattcataccccttgaacttttctatATTCTGTCACATTACAACTACAAACAAATATGTTTCATTGGAATTCattgtgaaagaccaacacaaagtggtatacaattgtaTAGTGGAAAGACaattatgcatgattcaaaacattttttacaaataaaaatctaatatgtgcggtgtgcaaaagtattcagtcaaTTCAGTACTGAGTCAATACTTCGTGGAACcacttttgctgcaattacagctgcaagtcttttagggtatgtctccaccaatttttgcctattcttctttgcaaaacagctcaagctcagtcagattagatggagagcgtttgtgaacagcagttttcagatcttgccacaagttctCGAATTagtttaggtcaggactttgactgggccgttttaacacatgaatatgttttattttaaatcattatattattttatattattttatttttgtacctgtgtgtgtgatattttagaattcgttagattatatttcctttagcattttaAGCTTTAGTTAGTTACCTTCCTATTTCagatctatttttctgtttttattaaatgctgcagagctttaaacgtgcgggtgatttttttaatgtatattattttatttttgtacctgtatgtagactattttttttatcttattttagaattcgttagattatatttcttttagcattttgagctaagtttagttagttattttcctatttcatacctatattttctgtttttattaaatgctgcgcaGCTTTAAACGCGtggatgatttattttttttatgtatatttttttagctttgtacctgtgtgtacactatttatttttcgttattttagaattcgttagattatatttcttttaccatTTTGAGCTAAGATTAGTTAGTTATTTATGGCGTCAAAATGGGGTCAAAAGTTTTGAGAACCAAAAGTGTAATCCATAACCAATAAATTTTAATTTGAAAACGAGAGGACTATTATTGatatcaagaattttaaaatcagGTTTGTagacagaatatttaatattgaatagatattattaattaattaatattttgtgttttacctTCATAAGAAATCCGTTTTCGctttcagttgtttttttctcagttacGCTTCTCTCGCTCGCTTTCAACTTGAAAAGTTTCTCTCTAttagttttgaccctgtttttacggATGGGCGGGGACTAGTCGGTCATTGGCTGCTGGAAATTAACCCCGCCCATTAAGGTCATTCCAACTCGCTGTCATCCTCAAAAAAACCCGCGACTTATGGCTCGTGGAAAATGGCGAACCAGCAAGCAGAAGTAAGTTAAGTTGTCTGTTTCTGATTTTTCAGCTAATTTAACGATCATGTCTTTTAACGTTACACTATAGGTAGTTTTATAGGAGTGTAACAGTACACGTATTCGTCCCAAACTGTCACAGTGCTGTAGATCACAGGCGAGCTGCAGCCTGAAAACTGGACACCGCTGGAGCTCTTCAgccgcttttccactgcagggacaACTGGTTATGAACGCCTTGCCGCCGCGGTGTTCCTGGCTGGTTCTGACCCGTTAGCTTAACAATGCCAGCAGCGCCCAGGTCGTATAGCGACGCTAAGGACGCAGTAGCATTGCCCGGACTGGCTTGGCTCGGCTAGCCTTTAGCGGCTCTGTGCCCCGGGTACGGGGAGCTAACCCTGCAGATCCAGTTCGGGTTGTAAGCGGCCCGTGTGAAAAAGCCACCTGAACAGTTCCTCTCTGTGCTCAGAACCGCTCGGCCAAGGGGCTTCAGTGTTTGGGCTGCAATACAACGTCTTTAAGTTCCATTGTTACTAGCTATAAAGTTACTGAAGCTGAGGCTTTGCAGAATGCCAGTTATCCCTACCTACTAATAAAGCTGTTTTTTGGGGGAGAGGATTTGGCttaagaattattttaaatatagaatatataaaacTTATTACAGAGCTTTATTTTGCATACAGATttgtattttacaataataaacataAGAGCTTTATATAACGGTACATGGAGCATTCTGTTCAAAACAAAGTAACATGCCCCCCCCCTCCCTTCTTCAACCTACCGTACCGAAATTGTACCGAACAATGGGGTTTATAGTGAACCAAACTAAAtttgtgtgaatgtgattttaaACTTAAGCCTACAAAAGTAATAAATGCAGATTAAAATGATAGCTTACACAGTGGAGACATGGAGGGTAGCACAGATTGTTAAATGTATGttatgtactgtacatatagtATGGCCTGACCCAAAAATGTTTATATGTGTAAATGCTTAATAACTGTCTTTGATGTTCACCAGAATGGATATTCTGAAGTATTATCAGCAGTGCAGACCCTGGTGTCTGCACTTCAGCAAAATTTACAGCAAGAACCACAACTAATGAATCAGGGACAGAGCCCAGTTGTACAGggacagagtacaggtgtacagtgaGAAATGAGCAGGTTCTGTGTATTAAAAGTCCTTAAATTGTGAATGCTTGACTACATACAGTTTATGTCCTATTTCTTTTTGTATATACGTTTTTAGTATgcctaattaattattatttctcTTTAGGTCATTTCCAGCTCTCTTCCAGAAGCAGAGAGTAGCTGGCAAGCGGCGGTTTCCACTTGCCTCAAAAGTTTGCAAGATCACAAAGTTCTCTAAACCCTTTTCTTGTAACTTCTGTTTGCTGCATGAAAAGTCAGACAACACCCCATCTCCCTCAGAGGAGTTGGAACTATTCCAGGCTGGATTGGGCAGAAGAAGCATTGCTATTTCAGAAGGCAtgagctattcagaggtgagttcaCGGTACATTTATACAGTGGACTTGAATCCAAGGAgacatgcaaacaaacaattcTTGGAATTCTCTCACAATCCTCAGAAGCATCAGTATTTGCCTGGGGTATGAATATTTTCAGGAACCACTGTATATCATAGTAATATATTTGTATGTAGGTTTTGTAGAGAAATAATTACTatacaaattaaattgttattgtGAGTAATGTTTTGTTATCTAATGTGTGATGTTTTTCAATGATCTAGCTACAAAGTCTCTTGTGTGAAGCATTTCCAAAATTAGGGGCTTTAACAGGAGGATGGCTGCTTCAGAAAGCTTTAGGTAGGGTATGCTTTGCCTAATAATTGCAGTTAAATTATGAAACCTAATATTTGTCAAGGGAATtttctgtatgtatgtttgtttgtatCTCTATTTAAGCTCCTGTTTAGCCAAGCAATGGTTCCTTGAATGTGcaatttgtttttataaaaataagtaTTACCTCTGTCCTCATCATATTGACTTGCCAGAATGAGATGATTGTTTATTGTCAACTAGTtagttaataataaaatagttaataatgattggataaacttttttttacattgatacgGTGTGCCCtctcttgtgttttgttttattttaggtggAAATGGAAAAAGGTGTTTAACACTCGTTCCTCCGGATTGTGAGGGTTACACAGGGGCCCAAATAAAGACAGTGACATTGTCTGGGAAAACAACCCTCTACATTGTTCCTTTGCAAGAGGAACTT of the Astyanax mexicanus isolate ESR-SI-001 chromosome 10, AstMex3_surface, whole genome shotgun sequence genome contains:
- the lrrc29 gene encoding F-box/LRR-repeat protein 2; this encodes METPELPLEIISHILSFLHASDRKEASLVCRIWYEASQDHQFQKHAIFKFPASESSLGFIRGLARRTCCGLVISHLDGSSLSRQVLMEVGLYLGPQLETLAMPCSSITETSLLDLLPHLTGLRKLDLNGLDSLFMSGAFLSCEEHRKQVHASLKNLEELNLSDLRYLSDLTFNRLIGCTPKLCSLALAGCHIAFEFDPYRGCAVGLGSSAILSLRNLYRFLQQQAFTLRSLDLSRTCITPESLRSMAQVPHLRLEVLSLRGCKELTDYSIELLCRHQSGLQSLDLSACTELTNRTVLAVAIGLKRLRTLSVAQDWRMTDKGLENLMALSGLENLDLSECLHVGGADLVKGLSSPQPRAQLKSLSFRNCTYIRDESVFSLAQLLGSSLQELDLTSCIYLTDLSVLAIASYLPNLLVLRLGWCKDITDWGLLGMVEPSVQSKEMEDKGPSFTRTFGNMGFFQPPSMPFQGKPRLVTDEDLGAFREQEGASLLALKGLQTLDLSGCTKLTDASITQVVRFPTLQRLSLSMLPEISNESLVSVAQHCCCLTSLVLSHCSQLSDEGMACALPYLPRLQHLYLACCDSITDRSLTLISRYCKRLRTLDISTCKDITETKVDFLQSHLPYLEKVHYRFEGGSDLILTL